The genomic segment AGCTACCTTGAAATGCAGATTTACTATACCACTGAAACGCTTCGTCGTATTTTAGCATGGTGCCGCGACCTGTTTCACACATTACTGCCAGATTCTGTTCTGCAAATGCGTTTCCTTTTTCAGCAGCTTTACGATATAACATAACAGCTTGATTATAATCACTCTTTACACCCAGCCCGTGTTCATAAAGAAAACCAAGATTATTTTGAGCAAAAGAATTATTCTTATCAGATGCTTTTTGATAATATTCCTTAGCCTTGCGGTAATTCCTGGCAACACCCTGGCCATTAAAATACATATTACCCAAGTTGCACAACACCATTGATTTAACCCGATTGTGAGCATTCGCATTTTCTGCTGCAGTATTGTACCATTCAAATGCCTGATTATAGCTCTGATTAACTCCATAACCGACATAATAAAGATAGCCCAAATTGTTTTCTGCTGTTGCATTTCCCTGCGCTGCTGCTTTTCGATACCATTCTATAGCTTTATTATAATCTTGTGAAACACCACGGCCATGTTCATACATAATAGCAAGTCCGCACTGGGCTTCAGCATTTCCCTGTTCTGCTGCAACAGTAAGAAGCTTTACGGCTTCATCGTAATGTCCTGAGTCATATGCCATCTCGGCGTCAGAAACAGAATCCGAAAGAACTTGCAGATGAACACATAATAATAACAGCGTAACATAAACAATAAACAGATATAATCGCTTTATCATAATTTTAATTCTTAATACTCGTGTTTATTATGGCGTTTTCAGATTAAACTTACTGCAATTTGCTTTTGTTTTTGTTCAATTTTAACTTTTCCTTCTTTCGCCAACCAGCCTAACGCCATATAAAGATTCTTATCATCTAAACTAGTTCCATTTTTTAATTCATCCAGATTAGATTGACCTTTTGTATGGAGAACTTGCCAAACCTTTCCTGCATTTTCACCAACAACCGGAATCCACATTTTGTAATACCTCCTGCGTAAAACTGTCTGCTTCTTTATCGTATCCAATTACACAATATCATAGTGTTGAACACGTCATTTAATTATCGCTATCTATTAGACCTCTAAAGTAACAAAAATGTTACACTTTTTAACTTGTTAATTCCCTGCGGCTTGCCGCAGAGATATTTAATAATAAGTTAGGCAAAGTTTTGCTTTGCAGCTACAAACCAATTGATATTGTAGCCGCAGAGCGTTAGCTCTGCTAAACATTGAAATTCCTGTACATTAAATTTACATGAACTGAACTTTTCATATTAATTATGGTGTTTTTCAAATCGGGACAAAACGATATAGACACAAGGAACCACATATAACGTCAGTAAAGTTGAAACAAACACACCACCGATAATTGCGATAGCCATGGGAATCCGGCTCTCTGCCCCGGGACCAATTGCCATTGCCGCCGGAATTGCACCGGCAATGGTAGCCACCGAAGTCATCACTATGGGACGGAAACGGATTGGACATGCTTTCAAGAGTGCTTCACGAACAGACATTGTCCCCTGTGCCAGCGACTGTTTTGTAAAATCAACCAGCAATATGGAATTTTTCTTTACTATACCCATAAGGAGTATCAGCCCGATGATACTGTAAATGTTAATCGAACGGTGAAAAATAAATAAGGCGATAAGCGCACCGGAGACACTAAAGGGCAACGCTACCAATACGGAAAACGGATCTATAAAGCTATTAAACTGAGAAGCAAGTACCATATAAGCTACAAAAATACCGAGCACGAGTACCCAAAAGAGACTCTTCAGGGATTCGGTAAATGTTTGCGAGCTTCCGCTTAGGGTAATATGGTAATCCGGCGGCAGCACCCGCTTGGCGATATCATCTGCAGCTTGAAGCGCACTTTGTTGTGATTGTCCCGCCTTAACGTTAGCATAGACGGAAATAGAACGTTCCCGCTGGCTGCGCCAGATTGACACCATAGACGATTTTTCTTCCATAGTAACCATTTCCGACAGCGGAATTAGTTCACCATGGTTGTTGCGGACAAAAAGATTTTTAACTTTATTCAGCGGATCTTCTTTGCTCTCTTCCAGTTTCAAGCGGATATCATAACGGTGGCCTCCTTTCTCATATGTTCCGGCAACCACACCGCCTATCATTGCATTAACCGTTTCTACGATATTAGCTATACTTACCCCGCGATCAGCAGCTTTTTTGCGGTCAGGTAAAACGTGGAGTTCCGGCATACCGATGGCATAATTGGTGTCCAAGTCAGTGACCAAACCGGTCTTGTCCATCTCATCCATCATCAGTTTAGAATACTTTGCCAGCTGGTCCCAATCAGGACCTTGAATCATGAATTCAACAGGAAAGCCGCGTGAAGCCGAAAAGGTTCTTGAAGAAAGGTCCTGTATCACCGCCCGAACATCCGGTATTTTATTAAACTGTTTTCGGCAGAGTGCCATAAACTCCTGCTGGCTTAGTTCGTGTCCCGCTGCTGAATCCACCCCGCGATGTCCGCGTTCTTTCATTGTCACAAGTACGCTGCCGCTGTTAGAATCTCCGGGAGAACCTCCACCCACCTGCAAAACATATCGGTCGACCTCGGACCGGACTGAGAGAAACTTTTCTACTTCGCTGAATTTCATGTCGGAATAAGAGAGAGCGGAACCGACAGGAGTTTTGAGCCGTACATTAAAACGGCTCTGGTCCTCATTTGGAATAAATTCTTTATTAAGTATCCAGAAAGTTGAAAAACCAAGTCCAAAAACCACTAATGCACCGAACATCACTTTCCACCTGTTATTCAAAGCCGATTCAAGCGTTCGTGCATAAAATCGCGTGGTTTTCTGCATCAGCATTTCTATCATTTTACCAATCCGGGTTGTCCGTTCCCCTACATTCACGAACTGAGAGCATCTCATCGGTGTCAGAGTCAGAGCTTCCAACAACGAAAGCAGTACCGCCACCGTAATCGTCACACCAAACTGGAAGAAAAACTTTCCTATCACCCCGCTCATAAATGCCACAGGCAGGAAAATAGCCACTATGGAAATAGTGGCGGCAGTAGCGGCAAATGTAATTTCCTTTGACCCGTTGAGCGCAGCATTAAATTTATTTTCACCTTTTTCCTGGTGCCGGATGATATTTTCCAAAACCATTATGGCGTCATCAACAACTATCCCTATAGAAAGACTAAGAGCGAGTAAAGTAAAAGTATTTAAGGTAAAACCCGCAAAATAGAGAACAATAAAAGTGCCGATGACGGACGTCGGGATTGCCAATATAACATTCAAAGTAGAAGACCATGAGCCGAGAAACATCCAGCAAACCAGTGCCGTGAGAATAGCCGAGAGCAAGAGTGTAAAATTGAGTTCCCTGACGGCTTGCTCAATATAATGGGTGCCGTCAAAATTCACTCCCAACTTCATACCAACAGGAAGCCCCTTCTGTATCTGGGCAACTTTGACTCTTACGGCTTTGGCAATTTCGACTGCGTTGGACCCGCGCTGCTTGAGAATTCCAAGTCCGACACAGGGTGTTCCCATAGCGCGACTAATCCGTATTGTGTCTGCCAAACCTTCTTCTATCCTGGCTACCTGGTTAAGATGTGTTCTGACATAATTCGGCTGACCTCCGCGCTGATTGATAACGAGATTATTAAATTCTTCTATGCTGCCGGCTTCACCCAAAGTTCTGACATTCAACACCCGTTTGCCAATTTCGAGCTGCCCTGCCGGAGATTCCATGTGCTCATTCTGAATGGTATTAATAACGTCATTCACCGTTAATTCGTAGCGATTAAGCTGCTTCTCAGACACCCAAATACGCAGGTTTGGATTGGTGTAGCCATTCAGAGTAATATCTCCGACACCTGCAACTGATGAAAATTGGTCTTTTATACGGTCACTAACATAGGACATTAAATATCTGAGGGGATAGCGGTCGCTTTCCAGGGTCAGCAGCATAATAGGCTGGTCTTCTGGATTGGTTTTGCGGATAGTGGGCGAACTTATGTCTCTGGGAAGTCTCTGCAGGACCGAGTCTACTTTTGCCTGTACATCCTGGACGGCAAGATCTATATTACGGTTGAGCTCGAATTCAATAGTAACCGTTCCTTCGCTGTTTTCCGACTCTGATGTTACACTGCGCACACTCTGGATGCTCATAACCGCGTCTTCGATAATATCGACGACCGATGTTTCTATCACCTCAGGAGCCGCCCCTTCTAAACGAACATTGACGGATATCACCGGAAAATCCACGTCAGGAAGCTGACTTATCCCCATACGCATGAAGGAAATACCTCCGAATACGATAAGGGCTGCCATGAGCATCCATGCAAAAACAGGACGGCGTATAGACAAGTCAGATAAGGTCATAGTTTTAAACTCACTAAAATAATATCTTACTTTTTCTCGATTACAGTTAGCTATGTTTACCTTTTATCATATAACTTCAATTATACAATCTACATAATTATTTAATAAGTATATCTCAATGCTAACCCCAAATCACCACTATTATTAATAATAGGTGATAAATTTAACGCTTCCTGCCAATTATTTTTATCAGAATTTTTTGACTGACTATTCTTATTTACGATTGTCCTACCACCTGCCACTGCAATCTTTCCAAAATAATATCCTATTACTAAAGCCAGTGGATAATCACTCACCCAATGAACACCGTTGTTTAGCATTTGATAACCGAGTATTGTCATTAACGTATAACCCAACGGACGAATATACTTATGTTCGGCATAGTTATCAGCTATTACAGTAACAGTCATCATAGTTGTCGCTAAATGTCCGGAGGGAAATGCGTCGTAGTTAGGCACACATTTAAGATATTTCTTTTGATTAGGGAATAAATCCCATTTACCGCCATCTCTGGTAGCCTTACTAGGACTTTGTCTGCCAGTAATATGTTTTAGAAATTGAGTAACAAGTGTTGTTGTTATAAGACCTTCAGCCAGTTGACTGGATGTCTGTAATGCTCTGTAATCATTTTTTACAATTCCATAACCAAGAAATGAACCCGTAATTATAGTTTGTGGCCACCCATCGCCAATAAAATAAAACGCCGAACCGATATCTTTAGGTGATCTGAAAATCGGAATACCCCGTTCACTTAATAAAATTTTCCAATTATCGCTAGGCGGAATATTTAATTGTTTACCAATCTTTTTAGCTCCATCAACAACAGGCTGATCTACGGCTACTAATAATGCCGTTGCAGAAAAAACAACTCCCATTGTAAAAACATTTTTCTTCTGAAAAGCATTTTTACTACCAATAGATAAATCTTTAGGTGTGTTAGTAATAAAATCAAACAACTTTGGCTTATTATAAATAAAATCAGTATCTTTATTTATATGATAAACCATAGCCGGCTCAACATATTGAGAATCTTTTTCGTGTTTACCAATTATACTATTCGAATCTTGAGAATAAATATTATTAAAACTTAAAATAGAAACTAAGATTATGATGTTTATTATTAATTTCATTTAGTGTGCTGTCTCATAAGTCCCTTTACATTTGTCATTGCGAGTGAAACGAAGCAATCCCGGTTTCCGCCCGGGACATGCTTCATGAAACAATATAGTTTTCTGAACCAAAAAGTGAGATTGCTTCATCTCGGAGTTTATCCCGACTTTCGTCGGGACTCCTCGCAATGACAATCAAATGTCAAAAAGCGTTAGCGACACTACACTATATACTCTAAAAAAATATAATGCGTTAATGCTAAATGTAATGTAATATTGCCTCTTACTATAATCAAATTTTATCATTTTCTTTTAACTTTTCAAGATTAACACTGTTTGCTTAACTGAAATACTTTTTAAAAAGCAGTGCCTACCCGAATTCCGTTTCCCAACCAGTAGACATCTAATTTATGGTTTGAACTTTTTACTGAATTGTAGCAGCTTATAACAAGTTTTGCAGACAGTGTCCCGAGCAATGCTCCGCCAACCACATCGGAAAACCAACGCTGGTCTGTGTATATTCTTCCCAAGGCAGATTTATTTTTCCTTATCTTTCTTTATGATATTCCCTGATTCATCCATAATTATTTTTTTACTAATAAAAAAACAGCCCCTTAAACAAACTTTATAGTTCGTCGTATTATCCCGGGTGATTTTTTCAGCTCTTTTAATTTTATATTTTGAATAATTTTTTGCTAACACAGCTTTTACAGGTACCGGCAGACTATTTACATCTATACTTTCCATAATCTTAAAAACAGTGCCGTCGGAATTGTAAGTAACTTCTTTTTTCTGGGAACCTTCTTTACCTTCAATCTCGTAATAAGTAGTAGTACCTTTTGTCCGCATTTCCCCTTCTTTTATTACCGCATTCGGATATGCAGTTTCAAATGATTTTATTATAGAATCCGGGACATTTTTTACACAGCTTTTCTTTGGCTGCTTTCCGGTTTCCTCCGCATTCGCGGAAAAAACAAAAAGAACAATCCCAACAAAACATAAAAACAATACACCAAACTTTTTCATACTCATCTTACCTCCTTTACGACTTTATAACTCTATATGGATTATTTCGACTTAAAACCTATAAGCAAATCCTGCACCGGTTGGAGTAATAAATTTCCCATTTCCAATTTTTATAAAACCCCATTGACTGAGACTCCAATTAATTATTATGTCTGGAACTTTATAGTTGTAAATATACAACAAAGTCGATTAAAATAATGTTAAAACAAGATTAAAATATTCTAATTCTAATGTTTAGTAACACTAAATTTGTCATACCTAAAAAACAACCGGTTTATATTCTGCTTATCACTTGTCCTGTCTGTCTTTCTTGCATATCTCACTACAAACTTGTTTTCCATCCATTAATGCCGGAGGCAAACCACCTCCCGGATGAAGCCATTGCCCTGCCATCCAGAAATTTGAAAGTCCCGGTATCTTATACGGGATTTTCTTTCTTACCTGTTTGGCATTTGGCCAAAAACCTTCCCATCTGCCTTTCCAGACATTAGTATATCTCTCATAAGTTGCCGGGGTCGCCACATCAACCGCTTCTACTTTTTCTTTGATGCCGGGAAACCTGTTATTAATTGCTTCTATAGTTTCTTCTGCAATTCTTTTTTTCTGCTTATCATATTCTGCTTTATTTTCATTCCTTAAATTAGCCCAATAATCATAGTCAGCCGGGAGCATAACCGCAACGGGTGTCTTGCCTGCCGGTGCCAGTGAGCGGTCAAAATTAAGTATCCTTAAATGCAATTCTCCTGTGGATGATTTCGGGTCTGTTATTATTTTTTTCTTAAGAATAAAACTAATCATAGGGGGTTCGTTCTTAAACTCGTCCGCCACCCCGAGCGATACCTGACAGGTTGCAGGAAAAAGTTTCCATTTTGAATATGCTTCTTCTATGAGCGGTGTCTTATATTTCCCGCCGAGCATCCTGTAAATGGTGTCGTAACCGTCTGCGGCAGAAACGATATAATCTGCATTGCAAATTTTCCTGTTTTCAAGCCGAATCCCGGTAGCTTTGTTGTTTTCTACAATTATTTCTTTTACCCGGGAATCATAGAATATTTTTCCGCCAAGCGACAGATATTTTTTCTCAATTCTTTTTGCAAATTCGAGAGACCCGCCAATAACAAAACCATTAGCTTTTTTTGCCATATAACCCAGCATCATTACGAGCATAGACGCACCGATATCGCCGTCAATAATTCTAAGAATCGTTTCCCTGATATCCGGATTCCTGAATCTTTTAGCATAATCTTTTATATCCATACCAAAAAGTCTTATAAACATTAAAGCGGTTCCTGCATTGGAAATTAAAAAACCCGCCAACCTAACGATATACCCAACCATATTTACATTATCTGCAGGAAACTGCAGTCTTGAAAATAATTTTATAGCGCGGATAAATCTCTTTATTTCTTTTTCATCTTCGCCCGAAAGAGCAAGCATTTCCTTCTCAAGTTTTTCCGGATCGGTGTATATGGAAATTTTCCTGCCTGAAGAAAGTTCAACCACGGAATAAACATCGTACTCTACGACTTTGGTCGTATCATCAAGGGCACCCACTTCCCTCCAGAGGTCATGGAAATAACCGTCAGGTGACGAGCCCATAAGCCAATTTATGCAGCCGTCAAAAACATAACCGTTTCTCTTCCACGCAGTACACACACCTCCGGGTAGTGAGTGCATCTCATATATTTCCACCTCATATCCGGCTTTTTCGAGATTTATTCCCGAACACAGTCCTGTAACACCGGCACCAATCAAAATAACTTTTTTATTACTCATATATTTCTCCTCGCTTTAACTTCTACCATTTTGAATATTTTTCTTACCAAACCCTTACCTGTAAAATTTTTTATAGGGTGAAAGAGAATAAAAAAACCACCTGTTTGTCACCGGTAGCTCTATAATAAAAACAATCTCATTAGTTTTTAGATAATTCTTTTAATGCTTCGTGAATATCTTTCATGTGTTTGCGGCTTTCAAAGGTAGACAAGAGACTGTAAACACACGGTACAACAAACAATGTAAGAAGCGTGGATAGCAGCACACCTCCGATAACAACTACAGCCATCGGAACGCGGGTTTCTGCACCGGGACCGATTGCAAGTGCCGGAGGTATAGAAGCTGCTACTGTAGCAAACGATGTCATAATGATAGGTCTCAAACGCAACGGACAGGCATTCTTTAACGCTTCTGTTACACCCATACCGCTTTCCCGGCGCTGGTTAGTAAAATCCACAAGTAATATAGAATTTTTCTTTACAATACCCATTAGAAGAATCATTCCTATGGCACTGTAAATGTTTATAGACTGGCCTGAAATCAACAAAGCAATTACTGCTCCTGATATACTAAATGGTAAAGCGATAAGCACGGTAAATGGATGTATAAAACTGTTAAATTGTGTTCCAAGCACCATATATGCTACAAAAATACCAAGAATCATTGCCATGTACAGACTATTGAAAGAATCCTTAAATGTCTTGGCACTACCGGAAAAAACAATTTTATATCCGTCAGGAAGCAATTTTTTTCCTATAGACTCAATCACTTTCAATGCTTCGCCCTGCGACTTGCCAAGTGCAAGATTTGAATAAATACGTATAGCACGTTCGCGGTCTTTGCGTGTTATTGAAAGAAGCGTCGGTCTCTGGATTATGCTTACAACATCGGAAAGGCTTACAAGTTCCCCGCGATTATTACGAACCCATATTTTTCTTATGTCTTCGACATTTCTCCTGTCTTTTTCAACAAGTTGTATCCTAATATCGTAACGCCGCCCACCTTTGGAATATTTTCCCGAACGGACACCTCCGATAAGAGCATTTATTGTATTTCCTATAGCAGAAATACTTACAGCCCTGCTCGCAGCTTTCTGCCTGTCAGGGACAACATTAACCTCGGGCATTCCCAGCACATAATCTGAATCCACATCTACCATCACTCCGCTTTTTCCCATCTCTTCTTCTATTTTATTACTCAGCTCACCGAGTTTACTCCAGTCTGTTCCGCTTAGAGTAAACTCTATAGGGAAACCACGTCCTCCGCCGAGACTCATCAAAGAAGGATCCTGAATGACAACTTTTACAACTCCGGGTATTGTTTTGAGAGTTTTGCGTAATACAGGCATAAGTTCCTGCTGGGTGAGAGGTCGTCCCTTCTTTTTATCCACAGGTCGCTGTTTCGGAGGTCTGAGTGTAAGCATTATTTGTCCGGTATTGACTGTATCACCGCCGATATTGCTAAAATACGCTTCTACTTCGGGCTGCTTTGAAATTAATTTTTCTACTTCCTTAAACACATTGTCCGTATATCCTATTGAAGAACCTACATTAGTTTCTATCCTTACCATAAGACGGCTTATTTCCTGAGGAGGTGAGAATTCTGCTTTTACTAATTTAAATAAAAATAACGAACCGATAAAAAGGGTTGTTGATGCAATTATTACCTTCCACCTGTTTTCAAGACACCAGTCAAGCAGGTTTTTATATGTATTTTTCAGCCACTCCATAAATCTTTCCATAGCTTTGCCGATACCTGTGGTATGGCCGACTACGAGAAATTGTGAACAATACATCGGGGTAAGCGTTAATGCACCAAGCAGTGATATCATTACTGCTACAGAAATTGTTATACCGAACTGCATGAAGTATTTGCCTATAACATCTTTCATGAAAATAACCGGAACGAATATAGCAAGTATCGCTATTGTCGCTGCAATAGCTGCAAATGTTATTTCCCGGGCGCCCTTGATAGCAGACCTCACTCTTGTCTCGCCTTCTTCCCGGTGGCGTGTAATATTTTCAAGCATCATAATAGCATCATCTACCACAATCCCTATTACAAGCGAAAGTCCCAGCAAAGTGAACATATTCAGCGTAAAGCCGAGCACATACATG from the Elusimicrobiota bacterium genome contains:
- a CDS encoding NAD(P)/FAD-dependent oxidoreductase, encoding MSNKKVILIGAGVTGLCSGINLEKAGYEVEIYEMHSLPGGVCTAWKRNGYVFDGCINWLMGSSPDGYFHDLWREVGALDDTTKVVEYDVYSVVELSSGRKISIYTDPEKLEKEMLALSGEDEKEIKRFIRAIKLFSRLQFPADNVNMVGYIVRLAGFLISNAGTALMFIRLFGMDIKDYAKRFRNPDIRETILRIIDGDIGASMLVMMLGYMAKKANGFVIGGSLEFAKRIEKKYLSLGGKIFYDSRVKEIIVENNKATGIRLENRKICNADYIVSAADGYDTIYRMLGGKYKTPLIEEAYSKWKLFPATCQVSLGVADEFKNEPPMISFILKKKIITDPKSSTGELHLRILNFDRSLAPAGKTPVAVMLPADYDYWANLRNENKAEYDKQKKRIAEETIEAINNRFPGIKEKVEAVDVATPATYERYTNVWKGRWEGFWPNAKQVRKKIPYKIPGLSNFWMAGQWLHPGGGLPPALMDGKQVCSEICKKDRQDK
- a CDS encoding efflux RND transporter permease subunit: MSLSDNSIKNPVFAWMVVIGIIVFGMVAFFRLGISQLPDVDYPVLSISCGWEGAAPEVMEAEVTNAIEDAIMGIEGVQEVTSSSRRGSTRVTVSFNLSKDINVALQEVQSSLARAQHSLPRDIDTPTISKSNPEDQPILWLSLSGDKPVNYMMEYTRDHLKDQFATIPGVGEVFLGGFADPNLRVWLNAEKMRDDELTVDDITAAIQSEHAEVPAGYIDTGRNEMNIRVVGEAASVKEFESIIIPSRKGSPLWKKFTIGNVADVEEGTENVRRLSRAMGKNTVGLGIRKQRGVNSVKVANDVKAKIKQMQKYLPEGLDLAVRFDTTDFIRDSINDMYFVMILSILLTGFVCWLFLGSLSSALNVFLTIPMSICGTLFVMYVLGFTLNMFTLLGLSLVIGIVVDDAIMMLENITRHREEGETRVRSAIKGAREITFAAIAATIAILAIFVPVIFMKDVIGKYFMQFGITISVAVMISLLGALTLTPMYCSQFLVVGHTTGIGKAMERFMEWLKNTYKNLLDWCLENRWKVIIASTTLFIGSLFLFKLVKAEFSPPQEISRLMVRIETNVGSSIGYTDNVFKEVEKLISKQPEVEAYFSNIGGDTVNTGQIMLTLRPPKQRPVDKKKGRPLTQQELMPVLRKTLKTIPGVVKVVIQDPSLMSLGGGRGFPIEFTLSGTDWSKLGELSNKIEEEMGKSGVMVDVDSDYVLGMPEVNVVPDRQKAASRAVSISAIGNTINALIGGVRSGKYSKGGRRYDIRIQLVEKDRRNVEDIRKIWVRNNRGELVSLSDVVSIIQRPTLLSITRKDRERAIRIYSNLALGKSQGEALKVIESIGKKLLPDGYKIVFSGSAKTFKDSFNSLYMAMILGIFVAYMVLGTQFNSFIHPFTVLIALPFSISGAVIALLISGQSINIYSAIGMILLMGIVKKNSILLVDFTNQRRESGMGVTEALKNACPLRLRPIIMTSFATVAASIPPALAIGPGAETRVPMAVVVIGGVLLSTLLTLFVVPCVYSLLSTFESRKHMKDIHEALKELSKN
- a CDS encoding efflux RND transporter permease subunit, with product MTLSDLSIRRPVFAWMLMAALIVFGGISFMRMGISQLPDVDFPVISVNVRLEGAAPEVIETSVVDIIEDAVMSIQSVRSVTSESENSEGTVTIEFELNRNIDLAVQDVQAKVDSVLQRLPRDISSPTIRKTNPEDQPIMLLTLESDRYPLRYLMSYVSDRIKDQFSSVAGVGDITLNGYTNPNLRIWVSEKQLNRYELTVNDVINTIQNEHMESPAGQLEIGKRVLNVRTLGEAGSIEEFNNLVINQRGGQPNYVRTHLNQVARIEEGLADTIRISRAMGTPCVGLGILKQRGSNAVEIAKAVRVKVAQIQKGLPVGMKLGVNFDGTHYIEQAVRELNFTLLLSAILTALVCWMFLGSWSSTLNVILAIPTSVIGTFIVLYFAGFTLNTFTLLALSLSIGIVVDDAIMVLENIIRHQEKGENKFNAALNGSKEITFAATAATISIVAIFLPVAFMSGVIGKFFFQFGVTITVAVLLSLLEALTLTPMRCSQFVNVGERTTRIGKMIEMLMQKTTRFYARTLESALNNRWKVMFGALVVFGLGFSTFWILNKEFIPNEDQSRFNVRLKTPVGSALSYSDMKFSEVEKFLSVRSEVDRYVLQVGGGSPGDSNSGSVLVTMKERGHRGVDSAAGHELSQQEFMALCRKQFNKIPDVRAVIQDLSSRTFSASRGFPVEFMIQGPDWDQLAKYSKLMMDEMDKTGLVTDLDTNYAIGMPELHVLPDRKKAADRGVSIANIVETVNAMIGGVVAGTYEKGGHRYDIRLKLEESKEDPLNKVKNLFVRNNHGELIPLSEMVTMEEKSSMVSIWRSQRERSISVYANVKAGQSQQSALQAADDIAKRVLPPDYHITLSGSSQTFTESLKSLFWVLVLGIFVAYMVLASQFNSFIDPFSVLVALPFSVSGALIALFIFHRSINIYSIIGLILLMGIVKKNSILLVDFTKQSLAQGTMSVREALLKACPIRFRPIVMTSVATIAGAIPAAMAIGPGAESRIPMAIAIIGGVFVSTLLTLYVVPCVYIVLSRFEKHHN
- a CDS encoding phosphatase PAP2 family protein, yielding MKLIINIIILVSILSFNNIYSQDSNSIIGKHEKDSQYVEPAMVYHINKDTDFIYNKPKLFDFITNTPKDLSIGSKNAFQKKNVFTMGVVFSATALLVAVDQPVVDGAKKIGKQLNIPPSDNWKILLSERGIPIFRSPKDIGSAFYFIGDGWPQTIITGSFLGYGIVKNDYRALQTSSQLAEGLITTTLVTQFLKHITGRQSPSKATRDGGKWDLFPNQKKYLKCVPNYDAFPSGHLATTMMTVTVIADNYAEHKYIRPLGYTLMTILGYQMLNNGVHWVSDYPLALVIGYYFGKIAVAGGRTIVNKNSQSKNSDKNNWQEALNLSPIINNSGDLGLALRYTY
- a CDS encoding tetratricopeptide repeat protein; its protein translation is MIKRLYLFIVYVTLLLLCVHLQVLSDSVSDAEMAYDSGHYDEAVKLLTVAAEQGNAEAQCGLAIMYEHGRGVSQDYNKAIEWYRKAAAQGNATAENNLGYLYYVGYGVNQSYNQAFEWYNTAAENANAHNRVKSMVLCNLGNMYFNGQGVARNYRKAKEYYQKASDKNNSFAQNNLGFLYEHGLGVKSDYNQAVMLYRKAAEKGNAFAEQNLAVMCETGRGTMLKYDEAFQWYSKSAFQGSSFAQYKLGRLYERGLGINKDLVEAYKWYILASAHDDKPAEESLKRLKAVMSEPQIDEAKHRAESFVPTVKQYHE
- a CDS encoding winged helix-turn-helix domain-containing protein — protein: MWIPVVGENAGKVWQVLHTKGQSNLDELKNGTSLDDKNLYMALGWLAKEGKVKIEQKQKQIAVSLI